In a genomic window of Heliomicrobium undosum:
- the pduB gene encoding propanediol utilization microcompartment protein PduB gives MHEQLMDKVMEEIKKRMEAAAPEAPKAEAPKAVLKNPGITEFVGTAIGDTIGLVIANVDPILHSYMKLDSKYRSIGILGARTGAGPHIMAADEAVKATNTEIVAIELARDTKGGAGHGCLILFGAEEVSDARRAIEVALKELDRTFGDVYANDAGHLEMQYTARASYAINKAFGAPLGKAFGLIVGAPAAIGVIMADTAVKTANVDIVGYASPAAGTSHSNEVILQITGDSGAVRQSVLAAKELGLKLIEAMAGPAPSVTTPYI, from the coding sequence GTGCATGAGCAGTTGATGGACAAGGTCATGGAAGAGATCAAAAAGCGCATGGAAGCGGCTGCCCCGGAAGCGCCCAAAGCGGAAGCTCCGAAAGCCGTCCTGAAAAACCCCGGCATCACCGAATTCGTCGGAACGGCCATCGGTGACACGATCGGTCTGGTCATCGCCAACGTCGATCCGATCCTGCACTCCTACATGAAACTCGATTCCAAGTATCGCTCCATCGGCATCCTGGGCGCCCGGACCGGCGCTGGCCCCCACATCATGGCCGCCGATGAAGCCGTCAAGGCCACCAACACGGAAATCGTCGCCATCGAACTGGCCCGCGACACCAAGGGCGGCGCCGGTCATGGCTGCCTGATCCTCTTCGGCGCCGAGGAAGTCTCTGACGCCCGCCGCGCCATCGAAGTGGCCCTCAAAGAACTGGACCGCACCTTCGGCGACGTCTACGCCAATGACGCCGGCCACCTGGAGATGCAGTACACCGCCCGCGCCAGCTACGCCATCAACAAGGCCTTCGGCGCCCCCCTGGGCAAAGCCTTCGGCCTGATCGTCGGCGCTCCTGCCGCCATCGGCGTCATCATGGCCGATACGGCGGTCAAGACGGCCAACGTGGACATCGTCGGCTACGCCAGCCCTGCTGCCGGCACCAGCCACTCCAACGAAGTCATCCTGCAAATCACCGGCGACTCCGGCGCCGTTCGTCAATCTGTGCTCGCCGCTAAGGAACTCGGGTTGAAGCTCATCGAAGCCATGGCCGGCCCGGCCCCTTCCGTGACGACGCCCTACATCTAA
- a CDS encoding sensor histidine kinase encodes MERYPEYQLSEIINVAKLQEIQDKFTEATGIAAVIVDGEGRPLTNPSKFTKFCMLVRSTPEGLNRCMCSDSRGGRAAVRGQGANVYRCHGGLTDLAAPIIVNDQYMGAFLAGQVRLSERDYDVFADVQRRIADLGYDLATVDGLLAEVEEIPENRVKAAADLLYIMTNYIVEMGMANIVQRRLMTEMKEKADLEKMLREAEIKALQSQINPHFLFNTLNTIARLALLEGASQTEEVVYALSDLLRHNLRHDRPMSVLREEISYIQSYLSIQAARFGDRIRSTVNVPEDLLDIQIPTMTLQPLVENAIIHGLEQKTGGGKIDIAAVREEGRVTVTIADTGVGVTPEKIAQIFRGERYTPSGHTTGLGILNVHLRLQHYFGRECGLDITGIPGEGTTVEIHLPSPANEPLN; translated from the coding sequence ATGGAACGATATCCCGAATACCAACTGAGCGAGATCATCAATGTGGCCAAACTCCAGGAGATTCAGGATAAATTCACGGAAGCGACAGGGATCGCCGCCGTCATCGTCGACGGAGAAGGTCGACCGCTGACCAACCCGAGCAAATTCACCAAGTTTTGCATGCTTGTCCGTTCCACCCCGGAAGGTCTAAACCGCTGCATGTGTTCCGATTCCCGGGGCGGAAGAGCGGCTGTCCGGGGGCAAGGCGCCAACGTCTACCGTTGCCATGGCGGTCTGACCGACCTGGCGGCGCCGATTATCGTCAATGACCAGTACATGGGCGCCTTCCTGGCCGGCCAGGTGCGATTAAGTGAACGCGACTATGACGTCTTCGCCGATGTGCAGCGACGCATTGCCGACCTGGGGTATGATCTGGCGACGGTTGACGGGCTCCTCGCGGAAGTGGAGGAGATTCCGGAGAACCGGGTAAAAGCGGCGGCCGACCTGCTCTACATCATGACGAATTACATCGTCGAGATGGGCATGGCCAACATCGTCCAGCGGCGTTTAATGACCGAGATGAAGGAGAAGGCCGATCTGGAGAAGATGCTCCGCGAGGCCGAGATCAAAGCCTTGCAATCTCAGATCAACCCACACTTTTTATTCAACACCCTGAACACCATCGCTCGTCTGGCCCTTCTGGAAGGGGCTTCTCAAACCGAGGAGGTCGTCTACGCCCTATCTGATCTCTTGCGACACAACCTGCGCCATGATCGCCCCATGAGCGTGCTGCGGGAAGAGATCTCCTATATCCAGAGCTATCTCTCCATCCAGGCCGCCCGCTTCGGCGACCGGATCCGTTCCACCGTCAACGTTCCGGAAGACTTGCTCGATATCCAGATCCCTACGATGACCCTGCAGCCCTTGGTGGAAAACGCCATCATTCACGGTTTGGAACAAAAGACGGGCGGAGGCAAGATCGACATCGCCGCCGTCCGGGAAGAGGGGCGCGTCACCGTCACCATCGCCGACACCGGCGTCGGCGTCACGCCAGAGAAGATCGCCCAGATCTTCCGGGGCGAACGCTACACCCCCAGCGGCCATACGACCGGCTTGGGGATTTTAAACGTTCACCTGCGGCTTCAGCACTACTTCGGCCGCGAATGCGGCCTTGACATCACAGGCATCCCCGGCGAGGGAACGACAGTAGAAATCCACCTTCCCTCCCCTGCCAACGAGCCCTTGAATTGA
- a CDS encoding response regulator gives MDVCQSRKDNRTTPCRMTTPWTLEGYRGLPVLVVEDNPINIKMIRTQLKQLGIDMIHTAANGDEAVQLVRQNHYGLILMDCQMPVMDGYSATALIRAFEGQETHTPIVAVTAHALPGDREKCLEAGMDDYISKPVRLQRLLEALQCWLSPQQNIDAAVEESSAAQEPPEGETASTPQQGLTAPEALTAREPAHAAPPVDFGVIQGLLGVTLEELPLFSHLFVLFFTESGEKMEKIRLALEAKDVGQVCALSHALKSASGNVGALGLSRLCREMEMLSRSGAMDGLAQLYEQAEKEYERVKEALEQFL, from the coding sequence ATGGATGTCTGTCAATCACGAAAAGACAATCGGACAACCCCGTGCAGGATGACGACCCCCTGGACGCTTGAGGGATACCGAGGGCTGCCGGTGCTCGTGGTGGAAGATAACCCGATCAACATCAAGATGATTCGAACCCAACTGAAACAGTTGGGGATCGACATGATACATACGGCCGCCAACGGAGATGAGGCTGTGCAATTGGTTCGTCAAAACCACTACGGGCTGATCCTGATGGACTGCCAGATGCCGGTGATGGACGGATACAGCGCCACTGCCTTGATCCGGGCCTTTGAAGGACAGGAGACCCATACCCCGATCGTGGCTGTCACAGCCCACGCCCTTCCGGGGGACCGGGAGAAATGCCTCGAAGCGGGGATGGACGATTATATCAGCAAACCGGTCCGGCTGCAGCGATTGCTCGAAGCCTTGCAGTGCTGGCTGTCGCCGCAGCAAAATATCGACGCCGCCGTCGAAGAAAGCAGCGCGGCCCAAGAGCCGCCTGAGGGGGAAACAGCGTCTACTCCACAGCAGGGGTTAACAGCGCCTGAGGCTTTGACTGCTCGCGAACCGGCGCACGCAGCGCCGCCTGTCGATTTTGGCGTCATCCAGGGACTCCTTGGGGTAACCTTGGAGGAGTTGCCGCTCTTTTCTCACCTGTTCGTCCTCTTTTTTACCGAGTCCGGAGAAAAAATGGAGAAGATCCGCCTCGCCCTGGAGGCGAAAGATGTTGGGCAAGTCTGCGCTCTTTCCCATGCGTTGAAGTCGGCCAGCGGCAATGTGGGCGCCCTTGGTTTATCCCGGTTGTGCCGGGAGATGGAGATGCTATCGCGGAGCGGGGCCATGGACGGCCTGGCGCAGTTGTACGAACAGGCGGAAAAAGAGTACGAACGGGTCAAGGAGGCCCTGGAGCAATTTTTGTGA
- a CDS encoding propanediol/glycerol family dehydratase medium subunit, whose translation MQLNEQVLREIVLQVLQGMEAPAAAPAKTVVTGRPMTISEKGEARPGAKSDEVVVALAPAFAKYQNKTIVNIPHSDVLREIIAGIEEEGMRARVIRVTRSSDVAFVAHDGTKISGSGIAIGIQSRGTTVIHQKDLPPLSNLELFPQSPLLDLPAYRAIGRNAAKYAKGESPTPVPTKNDQMARPKFQAKAAVLHIKETEHVVPGAKPVELQVQF comes from the coding sequence ATGCAACTGAACGAGCAAGTGCTCCGTGAGATCGTACTGCAAGTCCTGCAAGGCATGGAAGCGCCGGCCGCCGCGCCCGCCAAGACGGTCGTCACCGGACGTCCCATGACCATCAGCGAAAAAGGCGAAGCCCGTCCGGGCGCGAAGAGCGACGAAGTCGTCGTCGCCCTGGCCCCGGCTTTTGCGAAATATCAGAACAAGACCATCGTCAACATCCCCCACAGCGATGTCCTCCGCGAAATCATCGCCGGCATCGAAGAAGAAGGGATGCGCGCCCGGGTCATCCGCGTGACCCGCTCCTCTGACGTGGCCTTCGTCGCCCATGACGGCACCAAGATCAGCGGCTCCGGCATCGCCATCGGGATCCAGTCCCGGGGCACCACGGTCATTCACCAGAAAGACCTGCCGCCCCTCAGCAACCTGGAGCTGTTCCCCCAATCGCCCTTGCTCGACCTGCCGGCCTACCGGGCCATCGGCCGCAACGCCGCCAAGTACGCCAAAGGCGAGTCCCCGACGCCGGTTCCCACGAAAAACGACCAGATGGCCCGGCCCAAGTTCCAGGCCAAAGCGGCCGTGCTGCACATCAAGGAAACGGAACACGTCGTTCCCGGCGCCAAGCCGGTTGAACTTCAAGTACAGTTCTAG
- a CDS encoding diol dehydratase small subunit — protein sequence MNEKMLEELVRQVLASVTQAPAASAAPAPAQACAKLDPKADYPLATKRPELLKSPTGKKLGDITLDNVLSGAVTADDVRITPETLRMQAEIADGVGRVQFAANLRRAAELTAIPDARILEIYNALRPYRSTKAELLAIADELDNKFAAKINAAFVREAADVYERRNRLKAE from the coding sequence ATGAATGAAAAAATGCTCGAAGAACTGGTCCGCCAGGTGCTCGCATCGGTGACCCAGGCGCCCGCCGCGTCTGCCGCTCCGGCTCCCGCCCAAGCTTGCGCCAAGCTGGATCCTAAAGCCGACTACCCCCTGGCCACGAAGCGGCCGGAACTGCTGAAATCGCCCACCGGCAAAAAACTCGGCGACATCACCCTGGACAACGTCCTAAGCGGCGCCGTGACTGCCGATGATGTGCGGATTACCCCGGAAACCCTGCGGATGCAAGCGGAAATCGCCGACGGCGTCGGCCGCGTCCAGTTTGCCGCCAACCTGCGCCGGGCTGCCGAACTGACGGCCATCCCTGACGCGCGCATCCTCGAGATCTACAACGCCCTGCGCCCGTACCGCTCCACGAAAGCAGAGCTGTTGGCCATCGCTGACGAACTGGACAACAAGTTCGCCGCCAAAATCAATGCCGCTTTTGTGCGGGAAGCCGCCGATGTGTATGAGCGCCGGAACCGCCTGAAAGCGGAGTAG
- a CDS encoding response regulator transcription factor, with product MCTLLVVDDESLERQAIRQIIKREELPMEVVGEAASGDVAVELAETLKPDVVLLDIRMPGLNGIEVMKRLRGFLPDCRIIILTAFDEFQYAREAVQWGAFNYLLKPVRPSELVRVLVTAAEQVREEKQQRAEAERLRQQAKMQAQQAAPLLRLNLFAESVQVNPSGVLVSMERSLLEKIRCGERQEAQTGLKALLDEALERWDSLEMVKTYLVELLILLSRSAMEGGAQLDRLSLSDRERIEGLLACRSKEDCRAWTETTLESLFDSMVDNRSSANRRLINRACEFINANCQRNLSLEEVARSAHLSPYYFSRIFKTEKGCNFVDFLTNARMEKAKKLLTDTDYNLIQIASQVGYQDSSYFCRVFRKETGMTPNRYRKEMRRGGGPQAMTK from the coding sequence ATGTGCACATTGTTGGTTGTCGATGACGAATCCTTGGAACGCCAGGCCATTCGCCAGATCATCAAGCGGGAAGAACTGCCGATGGAGGTGGTGGGGGAGGCGGCTTCCGGCGACGTTGCCGTCGAATTGGCTGAGACATTGAAACCGGATGTGGTTTTGCTTGACATCCGCATGCCTGGGCTCAACGGGATCGAAGTAATGAAGCGCCTGCGCGGTTTTTTGCCCGACTGCCGGATCATCATCCTCACCGCCTTTGATGAGTTCCAGTACGCCCGGGAAGCCGTCCAGTGGGGCGCTTTTAACTACCTGCTCAAACCGGTCCGTCCTTCTGAACTGGTGCGGGTGCTGGTCACTGCAGCCGAACAGGTACGGGAGGAGAAGCAACAGCGCGCCGAAGCAGAGCGCTTGCGCCAGCAGGCGAAGATGCAGGCCCAACAGGCCGCGCCGCTGCTCCGGCTGAATCTCTTCGCCGAATCGGTGCAGGTCAACCCCTCCGGTGTCCTCGTTTCCATGGAGCGTTCCCTGCTGGAAAAAATCCGCTGCGGCGAACGCCAGGAGGCCCAGACGGGGCTTAAGGCGCTTCTCGATGAAGCCCTGGAACGCTGGGACAGCCTCGAGATGGTAAAGACGTATCTTGTGGAACTGCTCATTCTGCTGTCCCGCTCCGCCATGGAAGGGGGCGCCCAATTAGACCGGCTTTCCCTCTCCGACAGGGAGCGCATCGAGGGCTTGCTCGCCTGCCGATCAAAAGAGGACTGCCGGGCCTGGACGGAGACGACCTTGGAGAGCCTCTTTGACAGCATGGTCGACAACCGCTCCAGCGCCAACCGCCGCTTGATCAACCGCGCCTGCGAGTTCATCAACGCCAACTGCCAGCGCAACCTGTCCTTAGAAGAGGTGGCCCGCTCGGCCCACCTAAGCCCCTACTACTTTAGCCGCATCTTCAAGACGGAAAAAGGCTGCAATTTCGTCGATTTTTTGACGAACGCCAGGATGGAAAAGGCCAAGAAATTGTTGACCGACACCGATTACAACCTGATCCAGATCGCCAGCCAGGTGGGGTATCAGGATTCGAGCTACTTCTGCCGCGTTTTTCGCAAGGAAACGGGCATGACGCCGAACCGTTACCGCAAGGAGATGCGGCGGGGGGGCGGGCCCCAGGCGATGACAAAATAG
- a CDS encoding BMC domain-containing protein, protein MIQEYVPGKQVTLAHLIANPKKDLCERLGLESCSAIGILTITPSEAAIIAADVATKTAAVEIGFLDRFTGSLVISGNVSAVEAALQQVTNMLCNQLAFSAAKLTRS, encoded by the coding sequence ATGATTCAGGAATACGTCCCTGGCAAACAGGTGACCTTGGCTCATCTGATCGCCAACCCCAAAAAAGACCTCTGCGAGCGCCTGGGCTTGGAGTCCTGTTCGGCCATCGGCATCCTGACGATCACCCCCAGCGAAGCCGCCATCATCGCCGCCGACGTGGCCACCAAGACAGCTGCCGTCGAGATCGGGTTCCTGGACCGGTTCACCGGATCTCTGGTCATCAGCGGCAACGTTTCCGCCGTGGAAGCCGCCCTTCAGCAGGTGACCAACATGCTCTGCAACCAACTGGCCTTTTCCGCCGCCAAGCTGACCCGCTCCTGA
- a CDS encoding EutP/PduV family microcompartment system protein, with translation MKRVMLIGPVGAGKTTLIQALQRLTGGTGEGPTEEVAQEVAQEVAQELAEEPTKPTADKAAKTQMILYQDGMIDTPGEYIQSPRFYAALQVTAADAALILLVHDATKRSVSVPPGFAGMFACPVIGVVTKIDHPEADRQTAAARLRQAGIREAMFFVSARTGEGLAELHTFLAERGCNHG, from the coding sequence ATGAAGCGCGTCATGCTCATCGGCCCCGTCGGCGCCGGAAAAACAACCCTGATCCAAGCCTTGCAGCGGCTTACCGGTGGAACCGGCGAGGGACCCACCGAGGAAGTCGCCCAGGAAGTCGCCCAGGAAGTCGCTCAGGAACTCGCTGAGGAACCCACTAAGCCCACTGCCGACAAAGCCGCCAAAACCCAGATGATCCTCTACCAAGACGGCATGATCGACACACCGGGCGAGTACATCCAGTCTCCCCGTTTTTACGCGGCATTGCAGGTAACTGCAGCCGACGCCGCCCTGATCCTCCTCGTCCATGATGCCACGAAACGCAGCGTATCCGTTCCACCCGGCTTCGCCGGCATGTTCGCCTGTCCTGTCATCGGCGTGGTCACCAAGATCGACCACCCGGAAGCAGACCGGCAGACGGCGGCGGCCCGCCTCAGACAGGCAGGAATCAGAGAAGCAATGTTCTTTGTTTCCGCCCGCACCGGCGAAGGCCTGGCGGAATTGCATACATTCCTCGCCGAAAGGGGGTGCAACCATGGGTGA
- the pduA gene encoding propanediol utilization microcompartment protein PduA: MGEALGLVETKGLVGAIEAADAMVKAANVILVGYEKIGSGLVTVMVRGDVGAIKAATDAGACAAAKVGEVLSVHVIPRPHMDVEKILPKLK; this comes from the coding sequence ATGGGTGAAGCATTAGGTTTGGTCGAAACAAAAGGCCTCGTCGGCGCTATCGAAGCGGCTGACGCGATGGTCAAAGCAGCCAACGTCATCCTCGTTGGTTACGAAAAAATCGGCTCCGGTCTCGTTACGGTTATGGTCCGCGGCGATGTGGGCGCCATCAAGGCCGCCACTGACGCCGGCGCCTGCGCCGCCGCCAAGGTCGGCGAAGTCCTGTCGGTCCACGTCATTCCGCGTCCGCATATGGATGTGGAAAAAATTCTTCCGAAATTGAAGTAA
- a CDS encoding propanediol/glycerol family dehydratase large subunit yields MKRSKRFEALAARPVNQDGFVVEWPEVGLIAMGSPNDPVPSIKVVNGKVVELDGKRREDFDFIDQFIADYAIDATIAEKAMAMDSLAIAKMLVDINVSRDEVVKVARGLTPAKLVDVFDKMNVVEMMMAVQKMRARKIPSNQCHVTNLQDNPVQIAADAAEAALRGFDEMETTVGVVRYAPFNALSLQVGGQVGRGGVLIQCALEEATELLLGMRGITAYAETISVYGTENVFVDGDDTPWSKGFLASAYASRGLKMRFTSGTGSEVQMGYAEGKSMLYLEIRCILVTKGAGVQGLQNGSISCIGVPGAVPSGIRAVLAENLCTTMLDLEVASGNDQTFSHSDMRRTARLLMQMLPGTDFITSGYSATPNYDNMFAGSNVDAEDFDDFNIIQRDLKVDGGLRPVSEAEVIAVRNKAAKALQVVFRELGFPAITDEEVEAATYAHGSKDMPPRNVVEDLKAAEEMMNRGITGIDIVKALAKNGFADIAQNVLNMLKQRISGDYLHTSSILDKDFNVVSAVNCCNDYAGPGTGYRMSKERWDEIQNISQAIKPSDFDV; encoded by the coding sequence GTGAAACGCTCCAAGCGCTTCGAAGCCCTGGCAGCCCGCCCCGTCAACCAGGACGGATTCGTGGTCGAGTGGCCGGAAGTTGGTCTCATCGCCATGGGCAGCCCCAATGACCCCGTACCCAGCATCAAAGTCGTGAATGGGAAAGTCGTCGAACTGGACGGCAAGCGACGGGAAGACTTCGACTTCATCGATCAATTCATCGCCGACTACGCCATCGACGCCACCATCGCCGAAAAAGCCATGGCGATGGACAGCCTGGCTATCGCCAAGATGCTTGTCGACATCAACGTCTCCCGTGACGAGGTTGTCAAAGTGGCTCGCGGCCTCACCCCCGCCAAACTGGTCGATGTCTTCGACAAGATGAACGTCGTCGAAATGATGATGGCCGTCCAGAAGATGCGGGCTCGCAAGATCCCCTCCAACCAGTGCCACGTCACCAACCTCCAAGACAACCCGGTGCAAATCGCCGCCGACGCCGCCGAAGCGGCCCTGCGCGGATTTGATGAAATGGAAACGACCGTCGGCGTTGTCCGCTACGCCCCCTTCAACGCCCTCTCCCTGCAGGTCGGCGGTCAGGTCGGCCGCGGCGGCGTCCTGATCCAGTGCGCCCTGGAAGAAGCGACCGAACTGCTCCTGGGCATGCGCGGCATCACCGCCTACGCCGAAACTATCTCCGTCTACGGCACGGAAAACGTCTTCGTTGACGGCGACGACACCCCCTGGTCCAAAGGCTTCCTGGCCTCCGCCTACGCCTCCCGGGGCCTGAAGATGCGCTTCACCTCCGGCACCGGCTCGGAAGTGCAGATGGGCTACGCCGAAGGCAAGTCCATGCTCTACCTGGAGATCCGCTGCATCCTGGTCACCAAGGGCGCCGGCGTCCAGGGCCTGCAAAACGGCTCCATCTCCTGCATCGGCGTGCCGGGCGCTGTCCCCTCGGGCATCCGCGCCGTCCTCGCCGAGAACCTCTGCACCACCATGCTCGACCTGGAAGTCGCCTCCGGCAACGACCAGACCTTCTCCCACTCCGACATGCGCCGGACCGCTCGCCTGCTGATGCAGATGCTTCCGGGCACCGACTTCATCACCTCCGGCTACAGCGCCACGCCGAACTATGACAACATGTTCGCCGGCTCCAACGTGGACGCTGAAGACTTCGATGATTTCAACATCATCCAGCGCGACCTGAAGGTCGACGGCGGCCTGCGCCCCGTTTCGGAAGCGGAAGTCATCGCCGTCCGGAACAAAGCGGCCAAAGCCCTCCAGGTGGTCTTCCGCGAACTGGGCTTCCCGGCCATCACCGACGAGGAAGTGGAAGCGGCCACCTACGCTCATGGCAGCAAGGACATGCCGCCCCGGAACGTCGTCGAGGACCTGAAAGCTGCCGAAGAGATGATGAACCGCGGTATCACCGGCATCGACATCGTCAAAGCCCTGGCCAAGAACGGCTTTGCCGACATCGCCCAGAACGTCCTGAACATGCTCAAGCAGCGCATCTCCGGCGACTACCTGCACACCTCGTCCATCCTGGACAAGGACTTCAACGTCGTCAGCGCCGTCAACTGCTGCAACGACTATGCCGGCCCCGGAACGGGCTATCGCATGAGCAAGGAACGCTGGGACGAGATTCAGAACATCAGCCAGGCCATCAAGCCGTCCGACTTTGACGTTTGA
- the dapA gene encoding 4-hydroxy-tetrahydrodipicolinate synthase yields MIPVELRGVVRGVIPAVLTPLKDNQSIDFHRLGEYVDWLIKKGVHGLFPMGTNGEGVLFSTDERKEAAETVVGAAGARVPVIIHTGAASTGETIALTRHAKRVGASAAAVVAPFFLPHDDAALEAHFVAVAEAVPDFPIFLYNIPANAGNDIKPKVAAAVARRCANVVGIKDSSKDLGRLQEYIATLGEDFTVVVGSDALIYPALLVGAAGVVSAVANVFPEAAVAIYEAVRTGDYEEGLRRQNELNRLRKALKIGPFITPYKKALERLGFSIGGPRAPLREMTADEEQAMEKALQALNLLP; encoded by the coding sequence ATGATACCGGTTGAACTTCGCGGTGTTGTCCGGGGCGTCATCCCCGCTGTTTTAACGCCTTTAAAAGATAATCAATCCATCGACTTCCACCGCCTCGGCGAGTATGTCGATTGGCTGATCAAAAAGGGCGTTCATGGACTCTTCCCCATGGGAACGAATGGGGAGGGGGTGCTATTTTCCACAGACGAACGCAAGGAGGCGGCGGAAACGGTGGTCGGCGCCGCCGGCGCCCGCGTCCCTGTCATCATCCATACAGGCGCGGCCAGCACCGGCGAGACCATCGCCCTGACCCGCCACGCCAAGCGGGTGGGCGCCTCCGCCGCCGCTGTGGTGGCGCCCTTTTTTCTTCCCCATGATGATGCGGCGTTGGAGGCACACTTTGTCGCCGTCGCCGAAGCGGTTCCTGATTTTCCGATCTTTCTCTACAACATCCCTGCCAATGCCGGTAATGACATTAAACCGAAGGTGGCCGCTGCTGTGGCGAGGCGCTGTGCCAATGTGGTCGGCATCAAGGACTCCAGCAAGGATCTCGGTCGCTTGCAAGAGTATATTGCCACCCTCGGCGAGGACTTTACCGTCGTCGTGGGCAGCGACGCGTTGATCTACCCGGCCCTGCTGGTCGGCGCCGCCGGTGTCGTCTCGGCCGTGGCCAACGTCTTTCCGGAAGCGGCCGTGGCCATCTATGAGGCCGTGCGAACAGGCGATTATGAGGAAGGCTTGCGCCGGCAAAATGAACTGAACCGGCTGCGGAAGGCCTTGAAGATCGGACCCTTTATCACCCCATACAAAAAAGCGCTGGAACGGCTCGGTTTTTCCATCGGCGGTCCCCGGGCGCCCTTGCGCGAGATGACTGCTGACGAAGAGCAGGCTATGGAAAAAGCGCTGCAGGCATTAAATCTGTTACCCTAG
- a CDS encoding AraC family transcriptional regulator, which produces MQEKRESIQRRQGSLSVTRFPGKNGIELIEATAIRHSLPRHFHSVYCIGLIREGARRCFYRGSHHVFGAGQLFIIPPGESHTCESFESLPYSYSMFCIDPREWEESLQLLGEGTGQQLLRQRTAVISTPVFEDNRLFVLLMALAETLRNGHDGSRQLAADSLYAEAMVRLHTTASLEPALAPTPVSSGGIGEQDRSAVQAVKEYLQAHADDFSKDESSNVSGEDLSRITGLSVYYLNRLFSREVGMPPHAYHTQLRIRQAKQKLAQGKTPLEAALETGFYDQSHFHRCFVKLVGMTPARYAASRRGTVL; this is translated from the coding sequence GTGCAAGAGAAGAGGGAGAGCATCCAGCGTAGGCAGGGAAGTCTCTCGGTCACCCGCTTCCCTGGGAAAAATGGGATAGAGTTGATCGAAGCTACTGCCATCCGCCACAGTCTGCCGCGTCATTTTCACAGTGTCTACTGCATCGGTCTCATCCGAGAGGGGGCAAGGCGGTGCTTTTACCGGGGGAGCCACCATGTGTTCGGCGCGGGGCAGTTGTTCATCATTCCCCCCGGAGAAAGCCACACCTGCGAATCCTTCGAATCCCTCCCGTACAGCTACAGCATGTTCTGCATCGACCCTCGCGAATGGGAAGAATCCCTCCAACTGCTGGGTGAAGGGACGGGGCAGCAACTGCTGCGGCAACGTACAGCGGTGATTTCCACGCCGGTTTTTGAAGACAACCGGCTTTTTGTGTTGCTTATGGCACTGGCCGAAACGCTCCGCAACGGTCACGACGGTAGTCGGCAACTGGCAGCAGATAGCCTGTACGCCGAAGCAATGGTCCGGTTGCATACCACAGCGAGCCTTGAGCCGGCGCTGGCGCCGACGCCTGTTAGCTCCGGAGGAATAGGGGAACAAGATCGGTCTGCCGTCCAAGCAGTCAAAGAGTATCTGCAGGCCCATGCGGACGATTTTTCCAAAGATGAATCGAGCAACGTATCCGGTGAAGACCTCTCACGGATTACCGGATTGAGCGTCTATTATCTGAACCGCCTCTTTTCGCGGGAAGTGGGTATGCCGCCCCATGCCTACCATACGCAACTCCGGATCCGTCAAGCAAAACAGAAGCTAGCCCAAGGAAAAACGCCGTTGGAGGCGGCCTTGGAAACCGGCTTTTATGATCAGAGCCATTTTCATCGCTGCTTCGTAAAACTAGTCGGCATGACACCGGCCAGATACGCCGCCTCCCGTCGCGGCACCGTTTTATGA